A DNA window from Camelina sativa cultivar DH55 chromosome 13, Cs, whole genome shotgun sequence contains the following coding sequences:
- the LOC104734197 gene encoding L-type lectin-domain containing receptor kinase IV.2-like gives MAVLKTLGFLFVLCCFEIYQTMAAADANPSFLFNGFVKSPSFDENVALFGDSKLVDGGPSIQLTDSVSRSEGRVVYKQPIRLFQGKERNFSGSFSTSFSFLMANEIGAVLAFVMVPTGLDLRSFGRKGNNSSSSGLGFLLQHKVVAVAFGISKKGNRVGILVGKPESGKIRKLSSLGDQFNGEKKLNCWIDYEASSKRIEVRVSLSTALKPIDPFVSYSVDLAKIWRDGKFVVGLTSANGNSSRPHYLHSWSFKLRHPSMRIHSQPLDPDEVSKTVKEGEKTVEVKGKSRCIWRMLGALVLGAVCGTLGAMLALYLWTICGNRQSMAIVPEECANEKSDIVVMKTDAAEEEGKK, from the coding sequence ATGGCGGTGctcaaaaccctaggttttCTGTTCGTTTTATGCTGCTTCGAGATTTACCAAACAATGGCTGCTGCAGATGCAAATCCCTCGTTTTTGTTTAATGGGTTTGTGAAATCTCCAAGCTTCGACGAGAACGTTGCTCTGTTTGGAGATTCGAAGCTTGTTGATGGCGGTCCATCGATTCAATTGACTGACTCAGTGAGTCGAAGTGAAGGGCGAGTCGTTTACAAGCAACCCATCAGACTGTTTCAAggtaaagagagaaacttttCCGGATCATTCTCGACTAGTTTCTCGTTTTTGATGGCTAATGAGATTGGTGCTGTCCTGGCTTTCGTAATGGTTCCAACTGGTTTGGATCTTAGGTCGTTTGGTAGAAAGGGTAATAACAGTAGTTCATCTGGTCTAGGGTTCTTATTGCAACACAAGGTTGTTGCTGTTGCGTTTGGTATCTCCAAGAAAGGGAATCGTGTAGGGATCTTAGTTGGTAAACCTGAATCTGGTAAAATTAGAAAGTTATCATCTTTAGGTGACCAATTCAATGGAGAGAAGAAATTGAATTGTTGGATTGATTATGAGGCGAGTTCAAAGAGAATAGAGGTTCGTGTGAGTCTATCTACTGCCTTGAAGCCGATCGATCCATTTGTCTCTTACTCAGTAGACTTGGCTAAGATATGGAGAGATGGGAAGTTCGTGGTTGGTTTAACCTCTGCAAACGGGAACTCTTCTAGGCCACATTATCTCCATTCATGGAGCTTTAAACTGAGACATCCTTCGATGAGGATTCACTCACAGCCGCTTGATCCAGATGAAGTTTCCAAGACTGTTAAGGAGGGGGAGAAGACGGTGGAAGTTAAGGGTAAAAGCAGATGTATATGGAGAATGCTTGGTGCATTGGTTTTAGGTGCGGTTTGTGGAACTTTAGGAGCGATGTTAGCGTTATACCTTTGGACGATATGCGGTAATAGGCAGTCAATGGCGATAGTTCCTGAGGAATGTGCTAATGAAAAATCTGATATCGTTGTGATGAAAACAGATGCtgctgaagaagaagggaagaagtAG